The following proteins are co-located in the Triticum aestivum cultivar Chinese Spring chromosome 1A, IWGSC CS RefSeq v2.1, whole genome shotgun sequence genome:
- the LOC123176917 gene encoding VQ motif-containing protein 4-like: MEVAAPKQLLPMAPRDPNSPSSSTSSSSPSSAASPSSHRPSPLPPSPRPVPRTIDTTPFPTTFVQADTASFKQVVQMLTGADMPPPAPSSQPQAQSQRPPAAANNKAGAPCRPKKPAFKLYERRSSMKNLKMIAPLAMAAAAGASPRKALPELLSPSVLDFPSLALSPVTPLVSDPFNRSASASPAEQEAAAERAAIARKGFFLHPSPRGGAGEPPPRLLPLFPVTSPRMASASAAPSSE; this comes from the coding sequence ATGGAAGTTGCTGCGCCCAAGCAACTCCTCCCCATGGCGCCGCGGGACCCCAactccccgtcctcctccacctcctcctcctcgccgtcctcCGCCGCGTCGCCCTCCAGCCACCGCCCCAGCCCGCTGCCGCCGTCCCCGCGGCCCGTGCCGCGCACCATCGACACCACCCCCTTCCCCACCACCTTCGTCCAGGCCGACACCGCCTCCTTCAAGCAGGTCGTCCAGATGCTCACCGGCGCCGACATGCCGCCGCCGGCACCGTCCTCGCAGCCGCAGGCCCAGAGCCAGAGGCCCCCCGCGGCCGCCAACAACAAGGCCGGCGCCCCGTGCCGGCCCAAGAAGCCGGCTTTCAAGCTCTACGAGCGCCGGAGCAGCATGAAGAACCTCAAGATGATCGCGCCGCTCGCCATGGCGGCCGCCGCGGGGGCGTCGCCGAGGAAGGCGCTGCCGGAGCTGCTGTCGCCCAGCGTGCTCGACTTCCCGTCGCTGGCGCTCAGCCCCGTCACGCCGCTGGTGTCCGACCCCTTCAACCGGTCCGCGTCGGCGTCCCCGGCGGAGCAGGAGGCGGCCGCGGAGCGCGCGGCCATCGCGCGCAAGGGCTTCTTCCTCCACCCGTCCCCTCGTGGCGGCGCCGGCGAGCCCCCGCCGCGCCTGCTGCCGCTGTTCCCCGTCACCTCCCCCCGGatggcctccgcctccgccgcgccgtcGTCGGAGTGA